In a single window of the Harpia harpyja isolate bHarHar1 chromosome 3, bHarHar1 primary haplotype, whole genome shotgun sequence genome:
- the LOC128139755 gene encoding uncharacterized protein LOC128139755 isoform X5 yields the protein MELEGARRAVLAAVRGTCAADLPRLLHWMRNTNDFDELVVSNNDVVLKNIAEDLRNRLPIEAMFNSEHQAIQKIHQHPLPMIHVDAFLYDDDFVDSLCEEGKMSRSYCTECGSYKTASLEFISHSFSLMELKFLYQHVLPDLTGKVVVDVGSRLGAVLFAGYLYSSASQLYGVEMNADFCQLQEMMITKYQFIDRIKVVHADICTQASLLQKADVVVMNNVFEYFLDRQEQARQTYSSANGSKRWS from the exons ATGGAGCTGGAGGGGGCGCGGCGCGCGGTGCTGGCCGCCGTGCGGGGCACGTGCGCTGCCGACCTGCCCCGCCTGCTGCACTGGATGCGCAACACCA ATGACTTTGATGAGCTTGTGGTGAGTAACAATGATGTTGTGCTCAAAAATATCGCTGAAGATTTGCGGAATCGTTTACCCATCGAGGCAATGTTTAATTCAGAACATCAAGCTATTCAGAAA ATACACCAGCATCCACTGCCCATGATTCATGTTGATGCATTCCTTTATGATGATGATTTTGTTGATTCATTGTGTGAGGAGGGAAAAATGAGTAGGAGCTACTGCACAGAGTGTGGCTCATACAAGACTGCATCTTTAG AGTTTATTTCGCATTCCTTTTCCCTCATGGAACTGAAGTTTCTTTATCAACATGTACTGCCTGACCTGACAGGAAAGGTAGTGGTTGACGTTGGCTCCAGGCTTGGTGCAGTGCTATTTGCG GGTTATCTTTATAGCTCAGCATCCCAACTGTATGGAGTAGAAATGAATGCAGACTTTTGCCAGTTGCAAGAAATGATGATTACAAAATACCAGTTCATTGACAGAATAAAG GTGGTTCACGCAGACATCTGTACTCAGGCTTCACTTCTTCAGAAGGCTGATGTTGTTGTAATGAATAATGTCTTTGAATATTTTCTTGACAGACAGGAACAGGCCAG